In a single window of the Azospirillum thiophilum genome:
- a CDS encoding MFS transporter — MVAETAAATPAPSQAPLLPPLLPALAGMTGLQALVALGLFAPGVLAPRMGIDPAGLGLFTTTGFAVGMAASLCGGVLAGRLGAFRVASFCALAVAAAMLCAMMGSGTAALLAAGIAIGLACGPETPASAAILGRLARAADRPMVFSVRQTGNQIGAMAGSLALPTLAALIDPRAGYAVIAALALAGVVLFERLRPVYDPLTRSAGSAFGLGAAWRLLRGDPALRRLALAVFPYSASQLTLNGFFVVYAVTDLGMEHVAAGIALAAGQAGGLVGRLGWGVVASRWVATRRLVALLGFGMAAASALLGLAGASLPFAALTVVTFLFGLTASGWNGIFLAEVARLAPAGRIGEATGAVMVGGFAGLIAGPILLVAIAAVSDLATGYVVVGLLAALAGLSLLGDKR, encoded by the coding sequence ATGGTAGCCGAGACGGCGGCCGCCACGCCAGCCCCCAGCCAGGCGCCCCTGCTGCCCCCCCTGCTGCCGGCATTGGCCGGAATGACCGGGTTGCAGGCGCTGGTGGCCCTCGGCCTGTTCGCGCCCGGCGTGCTGGCTCCCCGCATGGGGATCGACCCGGCGGGACTGGGCCTGTTCACCACCACCGGGTTCGCGGTCGGCATGGCGGCCTCGCTGTGCGGCGGGGTGCTGGCCGGACGGCTGGGCGCCTTCCGCGTCGCCAGCTTCTGCGCGCTGGCGGTCGCCGCCGCCATGCTGTGCGCGATGATGGGCAGCGGCACGGCGGCGCTGCTGGCCGCCGGGATCGCCATCGGGCTGGCCTGCGGGCCGGAGACGCCGGCCAGCGCCGCCATCCTCGGCCGGCTGGCTCGTGCCGCCGACCGGCCGATGGTGTTCTCGGTCCGGCAGACCGGCAACCAGATCGGCGCGATGGCCGGATCGCTGGCCCTGCCGACCCTGGCCGCCCTGATCGATCCGCGCGCCGGTTACGCCGTCATCGCCGCGCTGGCCCTGGCCGGCGTGGTTCTGTTCGAGCGGCTGCGCCCGGTCTACGACCCGCTGACCCGCTCCGCCGGCAGCGCTTTCGGGCTGGGGGCGGCCTGGCGGCTGCTGCGCGGCGACCCGGCGCTGCGGCGGCTGGCGTTGGCGGTCTTCCCCTATTCGGCGAGCCAGCTGACGCTGAACGGCTTCTTCGTCGTCTATGCCGTCACCGATCTGGGGATGGAGCATGTCGCCGCCGGCATCGCGCTGGCGGCCGGACAGGCCGGCGGGCTGGTCGGACGGCTCGGCTGGGGCGTGGTCGCCTCGCGCTGGGTGGCGACGCGGCGGCTGGTCGCCCTGCTCGGGTTCGGCATGGCCGCGGCATCGGCGCTGCTGGGACTGGCCGGAGCCTCCCTGCCCTTTGCCGCGCTGACGGTGGTAACCTTCCTGTTCGGGCTGACCGCCAGCGGCTGGAACGGCATCTTCCTGGCGGAGGTGGCGCGGCTGGCGCCCGCCGGCCGCATCGGCGAAGCGACCGGCGCGGTGATGGTCGGCGGTTTCGCCGGCCTGATCGCCGGCCCCATCCTGCTGGTCGCCATCGCCGCGGTCAGCGACCTCGCCACCGGCTATGTCGTCGTCGGCCTTCTGGCGGCGCTGGCCGGCCTCAGCCTTCTCGGAGACAAGCGATGA
- a CDS encoding MFS transporter codes for MSEQIIAGAAPGAATDEPARTAGGIGKAAVTVSKAIGRYRWTICALLFFSTTINYMDRQVLGLLKSTLMGDMGWTESDYGDIVAAFSLAYAFGYIGCGRLMDKVGIRIGLPAAVAGWSFFACIHAFMGSVFGFKVARAGLGLTEGGNFPASIKAVSEWFPAKERALATGIFNAGSNVGAVVAPILVPILLVAYGWQAAFLVTGGIGFFWVIAWLLIYRKPEEHPKLTAEELAYIRSDPVLPQENIPWIKLLTYRGTWANIVGTCFSAPVWWFYLNWVPGFLNKQYGVNLFGAMLPLIIIYTMADFGSVGGGWFSSHLIKRGVKPLRARKLTFLVCGLCVLPVFFASTVSSMWVAVLLIGIAASAHQGYSANVYTIVSDTMPRNAVGSVVGIGGFCAYFVGMFVSMGVGRLLDATDGNYQVLFAIASVLYLVGLAIMHFILPKTGSGMTPAGIEV; via the coding sequence ATGAGCGAACAGATCATTGCCGGCGCGGCCCCTGGGGCTGCGACGGACGAGCCGGCACGGACAGCCGGCGGAATCGGCAAGGCTGCGGTCACGGTGAGCAAGGCCATCGGTCGCTACCGCTGGACCATCTGCGCCCTGCTCTTCTTCTCGACCACCATCAACTACATGGACCGGCAGGTTCTGGGCCTGCTGAAGTCCACACTGATGGGCGACATGGGCTGGACGGAGTCGGACTATGGCGACATCGTCGCCGCCTTCTCGCTGGCCTACGCCTTCGGCTACATCGGCTGCGGCCGCCTGATGGACAAGGTCGGCATCCGCATCGGCCTGCCGGCCGCGGTCGCCGGCTGGAGCTTCTTCGCCTGCATCCATGCCTTCATGGGCAGCGTCTTCGGCTTCAAGGTCGCCCGCGCCGGGCTGGGTCTGACCGAGGGCGGCAATTTCCCGGCCTCGATCAAGGCGGTGTCGGAATGGTTCCCGGCCAAGGAACGGGCGCTCGCCACCGGCATCTTCAACGCGGGATCCAACGTCGGCGCGGTCGTGGCGCCGATCCTGGTGCCGATCCTGCTGGTCGCCTATGGCTGGCAGGCCGCCTTCCTGGTCACCGGCGGCATCGGCTTCTTCTGGGTCATCGCCTGGCTGCTGATCTACCGCAAGCCGGAAGAGCATCCGAAGCTGACGGCCGAGGAACTGGCCTATATCCGCAGCGACCCGGTGCTGCCGCAGGAGAACATCCCCTGGATCAAGCTGCTGACCTACCGCGGCACCTGGGCGAACATCGTCGGCACCTGCTTCTCCGCGCCGGTGTGGTGGTTCTACCTGAACTGGGTCCCGGGCTTCCTGAACAAGCAGTATGGCGTGAACCTATTCGGGGCGATGCTGCCGCTGATCATCATCTACACCATGGCCGATTTCGGCAGCGTCGGCGGCGGCTGGTTCTCCTCTCACCTGATCAAGCGCGGCGTTAAGCCGCTCCGCGCCCGCAAGCTGACCTTCCTGGTCTGCGGCCTGTGCGTGCTGCCGGTGTTCTTCGCCTCCACGGTTTCCAGCATGTGGGTCGCCGTCCTGCTGATCGGCATCGCCGCCTCCGCCCATCAGGGCTATTCGGCCAACGTCTACACCATCGTCTCCGACACCATGCCGCGCAACGCGGTGGGGTCCGTGGTCGGCATCGGCGGCTTCTGCGCGTACTTCGTCGGCATGTTCGTGTCGATGGGCGTCGGCCGCCTGCTGGATGCGACCGACGGCAACTATCAGGTGCTGTTCGCCATCGCCTCCGTGCTCTACCTCGTCGGTCTGGCGATCATGCACTTCATCCTGCCGAAGACCGGGTCGGGCATGACCCCGGCGGGGATCGAGGTCTGA
- a CDS encoding amidase: MTTPLRAVTLAGAVRGGRSSARAETEAALARIADGNPALNAFVAVHSDEALADADTVDRRIAAGEHLPLAGVPVAVKDTIWVAGRRVTQGSRLFADFRAPADAIAVERLRRAGAVVLGMANTSEFACKGVTTNPLFGPTRHPMDPALTPGGSSGGPAAAVAGGLVPLALGTDAGGSSRRPPAHVGVVGFKPSFGAIPYGPGFAEPFTGIAVMAPIAADVADAALMFEALAGPHPRDPDSAAVAPAEDRPAASLTVAHSPRFGLDALMDDDVREAVDSGVEALARAGVRIVRRDPVWPAGVTETALMPLQHAGLAALYGDAFRRDPGLFDPDIAAQIERGLSLSGAEVAAAQLLGAEVARALAAAFDGIDLIIGPTTPCVAWPLDRLGPETIGGQPVPPRAHAVFTPLFNHAKAPALSLPCGTGRDRLPVGLQIVAPRGMDRRVLRFAAFAEETLAAGRQGSHP; encoded by the coding sequence ATGACCACTCCCCTGCGCGCCGTCACGCTGGCCGGGGCCGTGCGCGGGGGCCGGTCAAGCGCCCGGGCCGAGACCGAAGCGGCGCTCGCCCGCATCGCCGACGGCAACCCGGCCCTGAACGCCTTCGTCGCCGTCCATTCCGACGAGGCGCTGGCCGACGCCGATACCGTGGATCGCCGCATCGCCGCCGGGGAGCATCTGCCGCTGGCCGGCGTGCCGGTGGCGGTCAAGGACACCATCTGGGTCGCCGGCCGGCGCGTTACCCAGGGATCGCGCCTGTTCGCCGACTTCCGCGCCCCTGCCGACGCCATCGCGGTGGAGCGGCTGCGCCGTGCCGGCGCCGTCGTCCTGGGCATGGCCAACACGTCGGAATTCGCCTGCAAGGGCGTCACCACCAACCCGTTGTTCGGCCCGACCCGCCACCCGATGGACCCGGCCCTGACCCCCGGCGGCTCCAGCGGCGGGCCGGCGGCGGCGGTGGCCGGCGGGCTGGTGCCGCTGGCGCTCGGCACCGATGCCGGCGGGTCGAGCCGGCGCCCGCCCGCCCATGTCGGCGTGGTCGGCTTCAAGCCCAGCTTCGGCGCCATTCCCTACGGCCCCGGCTTCGCCGAGCCCTTCACCGGCATCGCGGTGATGGCCCCCATCGCCGCCGACGTCGCCGATGCGGCCCTGATGTTCGAGGCGCTGGCCGGTCCCCACCCGCGCGACCCGGATTCCGCCGCGGTCGCCCCGGCCGAAGATCGTCCCGCCGCCTCGCTGACCGTCGCCCACAGCCCGCGCTTCGGCCTGGACGCACTGATGGACGACGACGTGCGCGAGGCGGTCGACAGCGGGGTCGAGGCGCTGGCCCGTGCCGGCGTCCGCATCGTCCGCCGCGATCCGGTCTGGCCGGCCGGCGTCACCGAAACCGCGCTGATGCCGTTGCAACATGCCGGCCTCGCCGCACTCTACGGCGACGCCTTCCGCCGCGACCCCGGCCTGTTCGATCCCGACATCGCCGCGCAGATCGAGCGCGGCCTGTCCTTGTCGGGGGCGGAGGTCGCTGCGGCGCAGCTGCTCGGCGCCGAGGTCGCGCGCGCTCTGGCCGCCGCCTTCGACGGCATCGACCTGATCATCGGCCCCACCACTCCCTGCGTCGCCTGGCCGCTCGACCGGCTGGGGCCGGAGACCATCGGCGGGCAGCCGGTGCCGCCACGGGCGCACGCGGTCTTCACCCCGCTGTTCAACCACGCCAAGGCCCCGGCGCTCAGCCTGCCCTGCGGCACCGGGCGCGACCGCCTGCCGGTGGGTTTGCAGATCGTGGCCCCTCGCGGCATGGACCGGCGGGTGCTGCGCTTCGCCGCCTTCGCCGAGGAAACGCTCGCCGCAGGCAGGCAAGGATCCCATCCATGA
- a CDS encoding ABC transporter permease, with translation MANRRIDLDALSFRIVMTGVALLALALLAAPTIVVIWVSFTSGYSLKFPPPGYSLRWYVELWNAWQLQFALMNSLKVAAWATGLSVLLGVAASLGIARSASLTARVLDSLFLSPLVLPALAFGLSSLMFFSLIGVPVSPLTLIIGHTVVSVPFVVRNTVASLAQMNPTLLEASASLGATRLFTFRRITLPLIRPGIMAGGFIAFMASFDNVPVSLFLRDAATDMLPIRMWQDLEGKLDVTVAALSGVLIVATVALMLVMERAAGLSKRLT, from the coding sequence ATGGCAAACCGCCGCATCGACCTCGACGCGCTCAGCTTCCGCATCGTCATGACCGGGGTCGCGCTGCTGGCGCTGGCACTGCTGGCGGCCCCGACCATCGTTGTGATCTGGGTGTCCTTCACCAGCGGCTATTCGCTGAAATTCCCGCCGCCCGGCTATTCGCTGCGCTGGTATGTCGAGCTGTGGAACGCCTGGCAGCTCCAGTTCGCGCTTATGAACAGCCTGAAGGTGGCGGCCTGGGCGACCGGCCTGTCGGTACTGCTGGGCGTCGCCGCCTCGCTCGGCATCGCGCGGTCGGCCAGCCTGACGGCGCGGGTGCTGGACAGCCTGTTCCTGTCGCCGCTGGTGCTGCCGGCGCTGGCCTTCGGGCTGTCGTCGCTGATGTTTTTCTCGCTGATCGGCGTGCCGGTGTCGCCGCTGACGCTGATCATCGGCCACACCGTGGTGTCGGTGCCCTTCGTGGTTCGCAACACCGTGGCCTCGCTGGCGCAGATGAACCCGACCCTGCTGGAGGCCTCGGCCAGCCTGGGCGCCACCCGCCTGTTCACCTTCCGCCGCATCACTCTGCCGCTGATCCGGCCCGGCATCATGGCCGGCGGCTTCATCGCCTTCATGGCGTCCTTCGACAATGTTCCCGTGTCTCTGTTCCTGCGCGATGCCGCGACAGATATGCTGCCGATCCGCATGTGGCAGGACCTGGAGGGCAAGCTGGACGTCACGGTCGCCGCGCTGTCGGGCGTGCTGATCGTCGCCACCGTCGCGCTGATGCTGGTGATGGAACGGGCCGCCGGCCTGTCCAAGCGGTTGACCTGA
- a CDS encoding hydroxyisourate hydrolase, with protein MAGGISIHGVDVARGVAAEGLRVELYALAPDRRLLAAGRLGANGQLDHPTVRGEGIAAGPHEVLFHVGDWLRAAGYPEEQTRFLDIMPFRFVVTDLDRHLHLPFKFTPFGVSLFLGV; from the coding sequence ATGGCGGGCGGCATTTCGATTCATGGCGTGGACGTGGCACGCGGCGTCGCCGCCGAGGGGCTGCGGGTGGAACTGTACGCGCTGGCGCCGGACCGCCGGCTGCTGGCGGCCGGGCGGCTCGGCGCCAACGGCCAGCTCGACCATCCGACGGTGCGCGGCGAGGGCATCGCCGCCGGCCCGCACGAGGTGCTGTTCCATGTCGGGGACTGGCTGCGCGCGGCTGGATACCCGGAGGAGCAGACCCGCTTTCTCGACATCATGCCCTTCCGTTTCGTCGTGACCGACCTGGACCGCCATCTGCATCTTCCGTTCAAGTTCACGCCCTTCGGCGTTTCTCTCTTTCTGGGAGTGTAG
- a CDS encoding mannitol dehydrogenase family protein translates to MPDANTALLAKRLSRTILDRLPPAIERPAYDRAAVTPGIVHIGLGAFCRAHLATYTDDVLATGETGWGIVGVDPLSPAIRDALKPQDGLYTLLVREDGRDSLRVVGSFLDAMATADQLDEALALMSTPEIRIVTLTVTEKGYCQDAATGSLDEMHPLIRADLAAPEAPRSVPGLLAEAIRRRRAAGLAPFTVLVCDNLAQNGIKVRGIVIRYAELRDPELAAYIAEHVSFPCTMVDRITPATQDADRATVDAALGCRDAWPVVSEPFKQWVIEDRFPLGRPAWEKAGAILVDDVHPFELMKLRCLNGAHSLLAYLSVVAGIETIADAMADPHLPAVMRRLWAEDLIPTLPPVPGTDIPAYTAALEARFRNPGIRHRTIQISSDGSQKLPPRLLEPARELFAAGRIPAVIPLAVAAWMRFLLEVDEAGNAYKVADPLAGALTGIARAHRDDPAALADALFAIGDVFAPELAAEAAFRTAVVAWLESLMTAGVRPTLEAFLAAP, encoded by the coding sequence ATGCCCGACGCGAACACCGCCCTGCTGGCGAAACGTCTTTCCCGCACCATCCTCGACCGCCTGCCTCCGGCGATCGAACGCCCCGCCTACGACCGCGCCGCGGTGACGCCGGGGATCGTCCATATCGGCCTCGGCGCCTTCTGCCGTGCCCATCTCGCCACCTACACCGACGACGTGCTGGCGACCGGCGAAACCGGCTGGGGCATCGTCGGCGTCGATCCGCTGTCGCCGGCGATCCGTGACGCGCTGAAGCCGCAGGACGGACTCTATACCCTGCTGGTGCGCGAGGACGGCCGCGACAGCCTGCGTGTCGTCGGATCCTTCCTCGACGCCATGGCCACCGCAGACCAGTTGGACGAGGCGCTGGCGCTGATGTCCACGCCGGAGATCCGCATCGTCACCCTGACGGTGACCGAGAAGGGCTATTGCCAGGACGCCGCCACCGGCTCGCTGGACGAGATGCATCCGCTGATCCGCGCCGACCTCGCCGCTCCCGAAGCGCCGCGCAGCGTGCCCGGCCTGCTGGCCGAGGCGATCCGCCGCCGCCGCGCCGCCGGGCTGGCGCCCTTCACCGTGCTGGTCTGCGACAACCTCGCCCAGAACGGAATCAAGGTGCGCGGCATCGTAATCCGCTATGCCGAACTGCGCGATCCGGAGCTCGCCGCCTACATCGCGGAGCATGTCTCCTTCCCCTGCACCATGGTCGACCGCATCACGCCCGCCACGCAGGACGCCGACCGCGCCACTGTAGACGCGGCGCTGGGCTGCCGCGACGCCTGGCCGGTGGTCAGCGAGCCCTTCAAGCAATGGGTCATCGAGGACCGCTTCCCGCTCGGCCGCCCGGCCTGGGAGAAGGCCGGCGCCATCCTGGTCGATGACGTCCACCCGTTCGAGCTGATGAAGCTGCGCTGCCTGAACGGCGCCCATTCGCTTCTGGCCTACCTGTCGGTGGTCGCCGGCATCGAGACCATCGCCGACGCCATGGCCGACCCGCATCTGCCCGCCGTCATGCGCCGGCTGTGGGCCGAGGATCTGATCCCCACCCTGCCGCCGGTGCCGGGCACCGACATTCCCGCCTACACCGCGGCGCTGGAGGCGCGCTTCCGCAACCCCGGCATCCGGCATCGCACCATCCAGATCTCGTCCGACGGCTCGCAGAAGCTGCCGCCGCGCCTGCTGGAGCCGGCCCGCGAGCTGTTCGCCGCCGGCAGGATCCCCGCGGTGATCCCGCTGGCGGTCGCCGCCTGGATGCGCTTCCTGCTGGAGGTGGACGAGGCGGGCAATGCCTACAAGGTGGCCGACCCGTTGGCGGGCGCGCTGACCGGCATCGCCCGCGCCCACCGCGACGACCCCGCCGCCCTGGCCGACGCCCTGTTCGCCATCGGCGACGTCTTCGCGCCGGAACTGGCCGCCGAGGCCGCGTTCCGCACCGCCGTCGTCGCATGGCTCGAAAGCCTGATGACCGCCGGGGTCCGCCCGACGCTCGAGGCCTTTCTCGCCGCCCCTTGA
- a CDS encoding ELWxxDGT repeat protein, giving the protein MERELGQNSGRSGRFIVGGAHRDLLFGGDGNDTVIGNRGNDYMEGGAGRDRFVLRPGDGWDCIGDFQGGAGGDLLDLTGWDGVGSLQDVLAKSHQDSDGLVLDFGPRDGVKLMGLSRDDLTPGNLRLKPHHGHAAAVFAAVDGDHGGELWGTDGRRAFLLRDIHPGSADSAPQSLVAADGLVFFTADDGVHGRELWSTDGTPAGTRMVKDIDPGASSSAPLALTELDGRLYFQADDGSHGNELWVNDGTPAGTRMVKDINPGGLDSYPYNLTAVGDELFLSASDSEHGRALWRSDGTARGTVLVKDFYPGSFDPPVPLPILPTHFTAVDDRLFLTAWDGTGSYSQLWVTDGTGEGTVKLLDGVGDDPKVGRPAILTAVDDTLFFNRGEDLWKSDGTPEGTALVKDFPSVGLSLPGLFTAFDDRIAFVADDGEHGDELWISDGTERGTRMVKDIAPGSAGSGVGDFAVGDDTLFFTADDGVHGRGLWMSDGTEGGTHMMTDRSHDTAWTQPTNLRAVGDSLYFTAADATQPGALFRFDTGKGEVTQIASAQPFSLPYNALGIVGL; this is encoded by the coding sequence ATGGAGCGGGAACTCGGGCAGAATTCGGGCCGGTCCGGCCGGTTCATTGTGGGCGGCGCCCATCGTGACCTGCTGTTCGGTGGAGATGGAAACGACACCGTCATTGGCAACCGCGGAAACGACTATATGGAGGGCGGGGCAGGCCGGGACCGTTTCGTCCTCCGGCCGGGAGACGGCTGGGACTGCATCGGTGACTTCCAGGGCGGGGCGGGCGGCGACCTGCTGGATTTGACCGGGTGGGACGGGGTCGGCAGTCTGCAAGACGTGCTGGCCAAGTCGCATCAGGACAGCGATGGACTTGTTCTCGATTTCGGCCCGCGCGACGGCGTGAAGCTGATGGGCCTGTCGCGGGACGACCTCACCCCAGGCAATCTCAGGCTGAAGCCCCATCATGGTCATGCCGCCGCCGTGTTCGCGGCGGTGGATGGCGACCATGGCGGCGAATTGTGGGGAACGGACGGCCGCCGCGCCTTCCTGCTGCGCGACATTCATCCCGGCTCCGCAGATTCCGCCCCGCAATCCCTGGTCGCGGCTGATGGGCTCGTGTTCTTCACGGCGGACGACGGCGTTCATGGCCGTGAATTGTGGTCCACCGATGGAACGCCGGCCGGAACGCGCATGGTGAAGGACATCGATCCGGGGGCGTCCTCGTCCGCGCCGCTGGCGCTGACGGAACTGGACGGCCGCCTGTATTTCCAGGCGGATGACGGGAGCCACGGAAACGAACTGTGGGTCAACGATGGAACGCCGGCCGGAACGCGCATGGTGAAGGACATAAATCCGGGCGGGCTGGACTCCTATCCCTACAACCTGACCGCAGTCGGCGACGAACTGTTCCTTTCGGCCAGCGACAGCGAGCATGGCCGGGCGTTGTGGCGATCCGATGGAACGGCGAGGGGGACTGTCCTGGTCAAGGACTTCTACCCCGGCAGCTTCGATCCGCCGGTGCCGCTGCCGATCCTGCCGACGCACTTCACCGCGGTCGACGACCGGTTGTTCCTGACCGCTTGGGACGGTACCGGTTCCTACAGTCAGCTGTGGGTGACGGACGGCACCGGGGAGGGAACCGTCAAGCTGCTCGACGGTGTCGGCGACGATCCGAAAGTCGGACGTCCGGCGATCCTGACTGCGGTGGATGACACGCTGTTCTTCAACCGCGGAGAGGACCTGTGGAAGAGCGACGGCACGCCGGAAGGCACCGCCCTGGTGAAGGATTTTCCATCGGTCGGTCTTTCCCTTCCCGGCCTGTTCACCGCCTTCGATGACCGGATTGCCTTCGTCGCCGACGACGGGGAGCATGGCGACGAACTTTGGATATCGGACGGGACGGAGCGGGGGACACGCATGGTGAAGGACATCGCGCCAGGCAGCGCCGGGTCCGGCGTCGGGGATTTCGCCGTCGGGGACGATACCCTGTTCTTCACCGCGGATGACGGCGTGCACGGCAGGGGGCTTTGGATGAGCGATGGCACCGAAGGCGGCACGCACATGATGACGGACAGGTCCCACGACACGGCATGGACCCAGCCCACGAACCTGCGCGCTGTCGGCGATAGCCTCTATTTCACCGCGGCCGACGCCACCCAGCCCGGCGCGCTGTTCCGTTTCGATACCGGCAAGGGCGAGGTGACGCAGATCGCCAGCGCGCAACCCTTCAGCCTGCCGTACAACGCTTTGGGAATCGTCGGGCTTTGA
- a CDS encoding GntR family transcriptional regulator, translating to MTVDDNLPETGTPEAVSPRRRRAVPPPPLADMAVDRLRDMIIYGELAPSARLIEPELSERFGISRTPLREALKLLAADGLVMLRPNRNAIVAPLNAAELTHLFEAEGCIESFAARLAAERMTAADLRRLRGFQDRIEALEGAGALEEYFAINQKIHRLIVSSAKNPALVEAHDRLLGRLARARYFALGAQGRWKESVLEHREILAALDARDGSTAEHLFVHHVGRTGEVVAAACASPRAQRAG from the coding sequence ATGACCGTCGACGACAACCTTCCCGAAACCGGCACTCCGGAGGCCGTATCGCCCCGCCGCCGCCGCGCGGTGCCGCCGCCGCCGCTGGCCGACATGGCAGTCGACCGGCTGCGCGACATGATCATCTACGGCGAGCTCGCCCCGTCCGCCCGGCTGATCGAGCCGGAGCTGAGCGAGAGGTTCGGCATCTCCCGCACGCCGCTGCGCGAGGCGCTGAAGCTGCTGGCCGCCGACGGGCTGGTGATGCTGCGCCCCAACCGCAATGCCATCGTCGCCCCGCTGAATGCCGCCGAACTGACGCATCTGTTCGAGGCGGAAGGCTGCATCGAGAGCTTCGCCGCCCGGCTCGCCGCCGAACGGATGACGGCCGCCGACCTGCGCCGGCTGCGCGGTTTCCAGGACAGGATCGAGGCGCTGGAAGGGGCCGGCGCGCTGGAGGAGTATTTCGCGATCAACCAGAAGATCCACCGGCTGATCGTCTCCAGCGCCAAGAACCCGGCACTGGTCGAGGCGCATGACCGGCTGCTCGGCCGGTTGGCGCGGGCACGCTATTTCGCATTGGGCGCCCAGGGCCGCTGGAAGGAATCGGTGCTGGAGCACCGCGAGATCCTGGCGGCGCTGGACGCCCGCGACGGCAGCACTGCGGAGCACCTGTTCGTCCACCATGTCGGCCGCACCGGCGAGGTGGTCGCCGCCGCCTGCGCCTCGCCCCGCGCACAGCGGGCCGGGTGA